A region of Bacteroidales bacterium DNA encodes the following proteins:
- a CDS encoding GDP-L-fucose synthase: protein MEKNAKIYVAGHTGLVGSAITKTLKEKGYTHLLTRDFSELDLSNQAEVQAFFKKEKPEYVILAAAKVGGVVANNTYRGEFIYQNLMIQNNVIHQAWLNGTKKLLFLGSTCIYPREAPQPMKEEYLLSGPLEYTNEPYAIAKIAGMKLCESYNIQYGTNFIAVMPTNLYGPNDNFDLEKSHVLPALLRKIHLGKCLENKDWEAIRKDLNTYPIEGIDGSRQEHEILNILDKYGIRKKNKQVNVEIWGSGTPLREFMYSEDMAAACVFMMEKVNIGQINAFTPTPTDPKDPRKIHFVNIGTGQEISIKDLAEKIKNTLNFRGELCFNSEKPDGTKRKLTNVDLLHGLGFKHSIELTQGLDFMYQAYLEKQA from the coding sequence ATGGAAAAGAACGCTAAAATATACGTCGCAGGCCATACCGGCCTGGTGGGTTCGGCCATTACCAAAACGCTGAAGGAGAAAGGATATACCCATCTGCTTACCCGCGATTTCAGCGAGCTGGACCTGAGCAATCAGGCCGAAGTACAAGCCTTCTTCAAAAAAGAAAAACCCGAATACGTGATCCTGGCCGCCGCCAAAGTAGGAGGCGTGGTGGCCAACAATACCTACCGGGGCGAGTTTATCTACCAGAACCTGATGATCCAGAACAATGTGATCCATCAGGCCTGGCTGAATGGCACCAAGAAGCTCCTGTTCCTGGGCTCCACCTGCATTTATCCCCGGGAGGCGCCCCAGCCCATGAAAGAGGAATATCTGCTAAGCGGTCCCCTCGAATACACCAACGAGCCCTATGCCATCGCCAAGATCGCCGGCATGAAGCTCTGCGAATCGTACAACATCCAGTACGGCACCAACTTTATAGCCGTGATGCCCACCAATCTCTACGGTCCCAACGACAACTTCGACCTGGAAAAATCCCACGTCCTCCCTGCCCTGCTCAGAAAGATCCACCTGGGAAAATGCCTGGAAAACAAGGACTGGGAAGCGATCCGGAAAGACCTGAACACCTATCCCATCGAAGGAATCGACGGAAGCAGGCAGGAGCACGAAATCCTGAACATCCTGGACAAATACGGCATTCGTAAAAAAAACAAGCAGGTAAACGTGGAGATCTGGGGCAGCGGTACACCCCTGCGGGAATTTATGTACTCCGAAGATATGGCCGCTGCCTGCGTATTTATGATGGAGAAGGTGAATATCGGTCAGATCAATGCCTTCACCCCCACCCCCACGGATCCCAAAGATCCCCGGAAAATCCACTTTGTCAATATCGGAACCGGCCAGGAGATCTCCATCAAAGACCTGGCGGAAAAGATCAAGAACACCCTGAACTTCCGGGGAGAGCTCTGTTTTAACAGCGAAAAACCCGATGGCACCAAACGTAAGCTCACCAACGTGGACCTGCTCCATGGCCTGGGCTTCAAACACTCCATCGAACTCACTCAGGGCCTGGATTTCATGTATCAGGCCTACCTGGAGAAACAAGCGTAG
- a CDS encoding Fic/DOC family N-terminal domain-containing protein codes for MSELLYPVNPDRTIPWNDLPLLPVREELYRTVEVMEQLGHAKAALARLHGRSAVIPNQGLLINSISLQEAKSSSEIENIFTTNDELYKAYSDQKVETSGASKEVLRYREALWSGYHYLLESKVFDQDYFIRVFQEIQQTTEGIRPEFLNTTIKQGGSQTNAGQVIYTPPRGSSVIRNKLNNLVEFLNNDEQYPIDHLIKMAISHFQFEAIHPFRDGNGRTGRVFNIHYLTNKGLLDVPILFLSRYILEHKEDYYFTMMGVSQRGNWKDWILFMLRAVESTASITLHKINDIVQAKDSVLDYIKKTDRKFRRPENLIEFLFTQPFTKVKHLVDSKIYAENTAREYLNSLCEMQVLEKKEIAGHHYYLNQELYRILSE; via the coding sequence ATGTCTGAATTATTATATCCGGTGAATCCTGATCGCACTATTCCGTGGAATGATCTGCCCCTGTTACCTGTCCGGGAGGAACTCTATCGGACTGTCGAGGTGATGGAACAACTTGGCCATGCCAAAGCTGCATTGGCAAGGCTTCATGGTCGCAGTGCAGTGATTCCTAATCAGGGACTATTAATAAACTCGATCAGCCTGCAGGAAGCCAAAAGCTCAAGTGAAATTGAGAATATTTTCACAACTAATGATGAGTTATACAAAGCATATAGCGATCAGAAAGTGGAAACAAGCGGTGCCTCCAAAGAGGTGTTAAGATACCGGGAAGCACTTTGGTCAGGCTATCATTATTTACTGGAGTCTAAGGTATTCGATCAGGACTACTTCATCCGGGTTTTTCAGGAAATACAACAGACAACTGAAGGAATCCGGCCTGAATTCCTGAATACTACTATTAAACAAGGAGGTTCACAAACAAATGCAGGTCAGGTTATATATACACCACCAAGAGGGTCGTCTGTCATTCGAAATAAGTTGAATAATCTTGTTGAATTTCTGAACAATGATGAGCAATACCCAATCGATCATCTCATAAAAATGGCTATTTCACATTTTCAGTTTGAAGCCATTCATCCCTTCCGTGACGGAAACGGAAGAACCGGTCGTGTATTTAACATCCATTACCTGACAAACAAAGGATTACTGGATGTTCCTATACTGTTCCTCAGCCGGTATATTCTTGAGCATAAGGAAGACTACTATTTTACAATGATGGGTGTTTCTCAAAGAGGTAACTGGAAAGACTGGATCCTGTTTATGCTTAGGGCTGTTGAAAGTACAGCAAGTATTACCTTGCACAAGATCAATGATATTGTTCAGGCGAAAGACTCTGTTCTGGACTATATTAAAAAGACTGATCGAAAATTCAGAAGGCCTGAAAATCTTATAGAATTCCTCTTTACACAACCATTCACAAAAGTAAAGCACCTGGTTGACTCAAAGATCTACGCTGAAAACACGGCCAGGGAATATTTAAACAGTTTATGTGAAATGCAGGTGTTAGAAAAGAAAGAAATCGCAGGGCATCACTACTATTTGAATCAGGAGTTATACCGGATACTATCAGAATAG
- a CDS encoding nucleotidyltransferase substrate binding protein, whose translation MSDKDIRWEQRFSNFNKALKKLTDAVGYIDTDFENADVVLEEIIMEGFIHRFEYTFELAWNVMKDYALYQGNSDIGGSRDAIRYAFSTKLIADGDRWMDMLKSRVKTAHTCNEETAHEIFKKILEEYHPAFLQFQRVMEGKYVSPY comes from the coding sequence ATGAGTGATAAGGATATCAGGTGGGAACAACGGTTCTCCAATTTCAACAAAGCGTTAAAAAAGCTCACAGATGCGGTAGGATATATAGATACGGACTTTGAGAATGCTGATGTTGTTCTTGAGGAGATTATCATGGAAGGGTTCATTCATCGTTTTGAATATACCTTTGAGCTGGCCTGGAACGTAATGAAAGATTATGCCCTGTATCAGGGCAATTCGGATATTGGAGGCTCGCGTGACGCAATCAGATATGCTTTTTCAACAAAGCTTATTGCAGATGGAGACAGGTGGATGGATATGCTTAAGAGCCGTGTTAAAACAGCACACACCTGTAACGAGGAGACTGCGCACGAAATTTTTAAGAAGATTCTTGAGGAATACCATCCCGCATTCCTCCAGTTTCAAAGAGTGATGGAAGGGAAATATGTTTCACCTTATTGA
- the gmd gene encoding GDP-mannose 4,6-dehydratase yields MSKVALITGITGQDGAYMTEYLLKKGYTVHGIKRRASSFNTERIDHLYQDPHVEDRNLVLHYGDLTDSMNLTRIIQETQPDEIYNLGAMSHVKVSFDSPEYTANADGLGTLRILEAVRLLNMIEKTRIYQASTSELYGLVQQVPQYEKTPFYPRSPYGVAKLYAYWITVNYREAYNMHASNGILFNHESPIRGETFVTRKITRATARIALGMQERLYVGNMSAKRDWGHAKDYVEAMYLILQQDEPDDYVIATGITTEVRSFIKKAFAETGLELNFSGEGEKESAAIVSLDESRFSKMVGETFIPGIKEKIKSNTAVVAVDPAYYRPSEVDLLIGNAGKARKKLGWVPRYDLQGLIEEMMHSDINLMKKESYLKAGGFKTLNYFE; encoded by the coding sequence ATGTCCAAAGTCGCATTAATCACCGGAATCACCGGTCAGGACGGAGCCTACATGACCGAATACTTATTGAAGAAAGGCTACACGGTGCACGGAATCAAACGCCGGGCTTCGAGCTTTAATACCGAACGGATCGACCACCTTTACCAGGACCCCCATGTGGAGGACCGGAACCTGGTGCTGCATTACGGCGACCTGACCGACTCCATGAACCTGACCCGCATTATCCAGGAGACGCAGCCCGACGAGATCTACAACCTGGGGGCCATGAGCCATGTAAAGGTGAGTTTTGATTCCCCTGAATATACCGCCAATGCCGACGGACTGGGCACCCTGCGCATCCTGGAGGCCGTGAGGCTGCTGAACATGATCGAAAAGACCCGCATTTACCAGGCCAGTACCTCCGAGCTCTACGGACTGGTGCAACAGGTGCCCCAGTACGAAAAAACCCCCTTCTACCCCAGGAGCCCCTATGGCGTGGCCAAGCTCTATGCCTACTGGATCACGGTGAACTACCGCGAAGCCTACAACATGCACGCCAGCAACGGCATCCTCTTTAACCATGAATCACCCATACGCGGGGAAACCTTCGTGACCAGGAAAATCACCCGGGCCACCGCCCGGATCGCCCTGGGCATGCAGGAAAGACTCTATGTAGGGAACATGTCGGCCAAACGCGACTGGGGCCATGCCAAGGACTACGTGGAAGCCATGTACCTGATCCTCCAGCAGGACGAACCGGACGACTACGTGATTGCCACCGGAATTACCACGGAAGTCCGCTCGTTTATCAAAAAAGCCTTTGCGGAGACCGGACTGGAGTTGAACTTCAGCGGAGAAGGCGAAAAGGAAAGCGCAGCCATCGTCAGTCTGGATGAAAGCCGTTTCTCAAAGATGGTGGGCGAAACCTTTATTCCGGGCATCAAAGAGAAAATCAAATCGAACACCGCCGTGGTGGCCGTGGACCCGGCCTATTACCGTCCCAGCGAAGTGGACCTTCTTATCGGAAACGCCGGTAAAGCCCGGAAAAAACTGGGCTGGGTACCCAGATACGACCTGCAGGGCCTGATCGAAGAAATGATGCACTCGGATATCAACCTGATGAAAAAGGAAAGCTACCTGAAAGCCGGCGGATTTAAAACACTCAATTATTTTGAGTAA